DNA from Calderihabitans maritimus:
GACAGGGATTCGGCAACAAAAACGCCTCCTACAACAGGTAGTACCAGTTCAGTACCCGTTAATACGGCCAGAGATCCCAAAGCTGCACCCAGAGCTAAAGATCCGGTGTCTCCCATGAAAACGCGTGCCGGGTGGGCGTTAAACCGCAAAAAGCCTATACAGCCGCCGGCAACGGCGGCAGCAAAAACGGCCAACCCCGTCTTGTCCACCATAAGCGCGATTAGTACGTAAGCTAAAGAAGCAAAGGCAGTTACCCCGGCAGCCAGACCGTCCAATCCATCCGTGAGGTTGACCGCGTTGCTGGTACTCACTAACACTAAAGTAGCAAAAATGGGATAAAACCAACTTAAATTCCAGTGAAAACCTAATAGAGGCACAACAATTTCCGTTCCTCTTCCCATGGCCATAGACACAATGGCTAGGGCTAACGCCATGATCACCTGCGCCGTAAGCTTATGGCGCGCTTTTAGTCCTAAGGGTCTTCTTAAGACAACTTTAATAAAATCATCAGTAAAACCGATACCCGCGTAACCCAAGGTAGTCGCCAGTACCAAGAGGGCAGCAGGGTCATCCCCTTTCAATACCACAGTAGTTATCACTATAGCGGCCAGGAACAAAATCCCTCCCATAGTAGGAGTTCCGGCTTTGGTTAAATGAGTACGGGGTCCGTCGGTTCGAATGCTCTGACCCACCCTTAACCGTTGCAACCAGGGAATGATTACAGGTCCTAAAATCAGGGTAATAATTCCTGAAAGCCCAAAGGCAACGATAATCGCTTTCATCCTCGTATCACCTACTCTGCCCTCAGCCTATCGGCGATCTCCTCCATTTTCATGCCCCGGGAACCTTTAATCAGAACTACATCTCCAGGCCGCAATAATTGCTGTAAACCCTGCCACGCCTCCTGGTTATCCCGGCACACTCGGATTTTTTCCTCCGGCATTCCTCTTTCGAGAGCACCCCGGGCTATTTTTTCGGCGAGGTCTCCTACCGTGAACAGATAGTCAATCCCCAAATCGGCCACCGTTTCTCCCACTTCCCGATGTCCCTGTTCGGCTAAAGGTCCCAGTTCCAGCATATTGCCCAATACCGCAATTGCCCGCGTCTTTCGCAGGTGCTGTAATACCTTTAAGGACGCCTTGGTCGATGCCGGATTGGCATTATAGGCGTCGTTTATTATCATGGTGTCATTAATTCCTTTAAACTTCTCCAGCCGCATGGGACTTAAGCGAACCTTTTTAAGTCCCCGGGCGATAGCCTGAAGGCTCATTCCCAGCTGGTATCCGACGCCCACCGCCGCCAAGGCGTTCAGCACATTATGTTCACCCAAGACAGGAATAAACATAGACTCCTTATCCGTCCCTACGCGAACAGTAAAAGCCATCCCCTCACCGGTCACCGGGCGAACATCCAGAGCCCTGATATCTGCATTATCTCCCCGGCCGTAAAAAAGGACTTTCCCGCGGCAGCGCGAGGCTAACCGGATACACCACTGGTCCTCGCCGTTCAAAACGGCAAAACCAGTGGGAGGTATGGCTTCCAGCAATTCACCCTTGGCCCGGGCAATATTTTCCAAGGAACCAAGTAACTCATAATGAGCGGGGCCTATGTTGGTGATTACTGCTCCTGTCGGTTGAGCAATATAGCAAAGTTCGGCAATCTCGCCCCGACCCCGCATAGCCATTTCCAGCACGGTAGCCTTATGACTGTAAGATAAGTGAAAAATAGTTAAAGGCAATCCAATTTCGTTATTGAAATTCGCGGAATTCTTTAGCGTGGGACCGCTCTCAGCAAGAACTGAAGCTATCATATCTTTGGTTGTAGTCTTGCCGTTGCTGCCCGTAACGCCAATCACCGGAATCTCGAATTGCCTGCGGTGGTAACGAGACAGACTCTGGAAGGCTTTGAGAGTATCATCCACCAGAATTAAGGCTTTATCCTGAGGCCACCGGTGTACTTTTCTCATAACTACTGCCCCGGCAGCACCCTTACCCAAAGCCTCAACCACAAACTGGTGACCATCAACTCTCTGTCCCGGAAACGCAAAAAATAACTCACCCGGTTTAATCTGGCGGCTATCAATAGAAACTCCCCTGAACTGAGCCGCCGGATCCCCGGACAGCAGCTTTCCCCGCATAACGCGGTAGGCTTCTTCAAACGTCATCAGAATCATAACCGTATCCCCTTAAGATTTCTCTTGCCACCTTCCGGTCGTCGAAAGGCAGTATTTTATCCTGAATTATTTGATAGGTTTCATGACCCTTTCCGGCAATAATCACCATATCGTCCCTCCGAGCCATAGCAATGGCCTCCCGGATGGCCTGATAGCGATCTACAATTATTTTGTAGTTTTCGCGAGTGATTTTTTCCACTCCAGGAATTATGTCCTGGATAATGGCTTCCGGTTCTTCGCTGCGGGGATTATCAGAAGTAACTATACAAAAATCGCTGTACCGGGCGGCTACTTCTCCCATCAGAGGACGTTTGCCTCGGTCCCGGTCTCCACCGCAGCCGAATACCGTAATGATTCTACCTTTAGTCATTTCTCTGGCTGTTTCCAGGAGATTCTTCAATCCGTCAGGAGTATGGGCGTAGTCTACTACTACCGCAAACTCCTGGCCACAGTCGACCAGCTCAA
Protein-coding regions in this window:
- a CDS encoding UDP-N-acetylmuramoyl-tripeptide--D-alanyl-D-alanine ligase, which translates into the protein MILMTFEEAYRVMRGKLLSGDPAAQFRGVSIDSRQIKPGELFFAFPGQRVDGHQFVVEALGKGAAGAVVMRKVHRWPQDKALILVDDTLKAFQSLSRYHRRQFEIPVIGVTGSNGKTTTKDMIASVLAESGPTLKNSANFNNEIGLPLTIFHLSYSHKATVLEMAMRGRGEIAELCYIAQPTGAVITNIGPAHYELLGSLENIARAKGELLEAIPPTGFAVLNGEDQWCIRLASRCRGKVLFYGRGDNADIRALDVRPVTGEGMAFTVRVGTDKESMFIPVLGEHNVLNALAAVGVGYQLGMSLQAIARGLKKVRLSPMRLEKFKGINDTMIINDAYNANPASTKASLKVLQHLRKTRAIAVLGNMLELGPLAEQGHREVGETVADLGIDYLFTVGDLAEKIARGALERGMPEEKIRVCRDNQEAWQGLQQLLRPGDVVLIKGSRGMKMEEIADRLRAE
- the mraY gene encoding phospho-N-acetylmuramoyl-pentapeptide-transferase; the protein is MKAIIVAFGLSGIITLILGPVIIPWLQRLRVGQSIRTDGPRTHLTKAGTPTMGGILFLAAIVITTVVLKGDDPAALLVLATTLGYAGIGFTDDFIKVVLRRPLGLKARHKLTAQVIMALALAIVSMAMGRGTEIVVPLLGFHWNLSWFYPIFATLVLVSTSNAVNLTDGLDGLAAGVTAFASLAYVLIALMVDKTGLAVFAAAVAGGCIGFLRFNAHPARVFMGDTGSLALGAALGSLAVLTGTELVLPVVGGVFVAESLSVIIQVISFRLTGKRVFRMSPLHHHFELSGWKEKEIVNGFWLAGVLLAVLGILFMYNLG